The bacterium genome includes the window TGTTCCCAGTTACCTTCATGATTAACATCCGGAAACTTAACATTAGCACCGCTCGCATCGTTATGATGATTACCGTTAAATAAATCGCGCTGATGGATCAAGCCTCCCAAATTCGGATCGGTCCACCAAAGTTCAAACTCCTCATTGGATAATCCATCTCGTTCAACTTTCAAGTAAACACCTTCGAAACCAAGATATGGTCCCACGGCGGCACTTTTAGACAAAGAAGGTGAATCTTGCGGATCCTCTCCTACAAATTCACGCGTCACGGCGAATAATGGATACGGCGTGTTGGCTTTTAGGTTTGCAATATACTGATTGAATTCATCGTCAATCTGATCGATATCGGCGGCATAGGGCGCTGTCCATATTTCTTCACGAGTTTCATAAACGCCGTTTTGCATCGAAACGATTTGAACCGGAAAGTCCACGTGATCCGATTGGCCATCATAATAGTCGGCCGGATCAGCATAAATTCCGTAAACATCACCTTCTTCAATGGAAGATTTTTGTGCAAAAGCTTCCGCTTGTTTGTTGTTGAACACCTCCATACGAACTTCGTATTTTTCCCCGTCGACCATAATAAACGGCGGAACTTCATCAAGGATTTCCGCCATCGGTAAATTTCCTTTTTTAGCAATTTTTATCAAAAATGATGCCTGAGTTATTTTTTCAAACGTCCGCTTTTGCAGACCGTTTACCTCATTGGATGAAGCAGTTTTCTTAGATAATTCTTCAAGATAGAGGTGAGCTTCTTGACGAGTCAGATTGTCAGAAGAAGCTTTGGAAACAACGGATTCATTTTTAGAATCGCTGCAAGCTGCAACCCAAAAAAGTAACAACAACGTCCATTTCAATTTCCAGAAATGAATTGAGGCGCGCAAAGACAACATAATTCCTCCTATTATTTAAATAACTACCGAGAGATTTAACTACAATAGACTTTGGATTAGGGATTCCTCAACTACATTAGAGATTTCTAATCAAGATAACAAATTACAACTTTCTTAAAACTTTAAAAATGGTTTTGAGCTGATAGTTACACTAATAATTACTAACTTATAAAAATAAAATCAAGATTTTTATTGATGATCCATTAAAAACTCTTCAACATAATTGTTATAAGCCGCTTTTTCTGCATTAATTTTTGCTGTATTCCAATTCAGCATTCGCCCGATTAATTCTGCTGTTCCATCCAAATTACAAAGCCCTACACACTCTCCAAGCCCTGCCGATGTTCGTCTGAGCAGAACGTCATTCAGTGCAACAACCCATTCATTTTTAGCCGCATAAACCAATTGCGCTTTGATGTCGGGCACATGCGAACATACCGTATCGCACAATTCAGGATTAGTCGTACATAATTCGATTATTTTTTCATACTTTGATCCGTAGAGATTAATCAGATGAAAAAAACTTCGTTCTGAAATTTTTACTTGAGCGGGTAGCCGGTCAAATTCCAATCGGCGATAAAATTCTATATTTTCCAAATCACCGCCCGGAAGCAGTTCGTCGGCCGTTCGGCAGGATGAGGATTGGCCCAACTGTTCCGCGACAAAATCGATCATTTCTTCCGAAGCCTGGCGATACGTCGTCAGTTTTCCTCCGACCAATGATACTAAACCCTTTATTCCATCGCGTTGCGCATGATCGACAATAAAATGTTTTCTCGTAATGGCCGACGGTGCGTCTTCGCGCGTATACGGCAGCGGCCGAACGCCTGAAAAAGAAAACACAATGGACGCACGATCTAATTTTACTGTAGGAAAGAGCTCATTAAATTCGGCCAACAAATATTCGATTTCTTCAATATTCGGCCGCAGCGTTTCCAGATCACCTTCAAAACGAATATCGGTTGTTCCGATCAGAAGATATTCATCCTGCCACGGCAAAATAAAAAACGGCCGTCCGTCACTTCTGGCATTGACATAAACGGCTGATGTCATAGTTGGATCAAATTTTTTAACTACGATGTGGCTGCCTTTAGTGCCGCCGATCAGCCGTTCGTTAGACGATTTTAATTGAAGAACTTCATCGACCCATGGACCGGCAGCATTGATTACCATATCGGCTTTAAAAACAGATTCCTGCTGTGTCTGTAAATTTCTCACACGCAAACCGGTCACGCAGCCACGCTCTTTAAGAATTTCTATGACTTTATGATAATTTAAAATTTTTGCGCCATGCCGAACGGACGACTGCAGATTATTCAAAACCAATTTTTCCGGAAATGGACATTGGCAATCACTGTAACTCAAACCGCCAAGCAGATCGTTGTGATTTATAAATGGAAATTTCTGAATTAATTCATTGGAATTTAAAACAACGTGATTGGGCAGCGATTTGTCGTAGGATAATACATCATACGCTGTTAATCCGGCGCGTAATGTCATCAACGCATGCGGCGAATGTTTATACACGGGAATTGTCAGGTCGAGGGAGTGAACATTATGCGGACTGATGCGAAGGAGTATCTCCCGCTCACGAAGCGATTCACGGACAAGGCCAAACTCAAAATGTTCCAAATATCTTAATCCGCCGTGAATCAGCTTACTCGATGTCCAACTCGTGCCGGAACCAAAATCCCCTTTATCAAATAAAGTAACATCGAACCCTCGCATCGCCGCATCACGCGCCATGCCGGCTCCGTTAATTCCGCCACCGATGATCAGGATCTTTTTTGTCATAAAATTAAAACATGTAAAGAAACAAACAGCACCGAACCGACGTAGATTGCCAAAATTTTATTGATCAATTTACACACACGCTACGATGAAATCAGCAAAATTTATTCGATGGATAATCTTTTCGATCCGTGTATTCCTCGGATTGATCTTCTTTACCGCCGGCATGGCCAAATTGACTCAACATTTTCCGGGATTCATCGGACCGGTTTGGTTGGAGGAAAAACTGGCGCCATATGGGCTTGGTTTTTATGCACGATTTATTGCTTATTGCCAGGTTATTGTGGGATGGCTTTTATTGACACAACGTTTCGCCACGCTTGGAGCCATTATGCTTTTCCCTCTTTTACTCAATATCTTTATGGTAACCGTTTCGCTCGAATGGCGCGGAACTCCTTATATTAATTTTTTCCTGCTGATCTTAAACGGAATTCTATTAGCGTACGATTTTGACAAACTAAAATTTATTTTAACTGACGATATAGCCGAGCTTAAACCGATCGGCATTCACAGACCAAGCCGCAAGTCTGACGTTTTTTGGGTCGGAGGATTGCTAATCATTTTGATCAGCATTTCTCTGGTAACTTTAAGCCTATGGGCCATGTATGCCGGCGTTGGAGCGGGTTTTATGATGCTTTTTTGTGCCAGGATGGTGCAAAATAAAAATTAACAATCATTCGCATCGACTGATCGACTGCAATCCTGCTTGTTTCAGATAGTATAAAAAATCAGTAAAGTTTTGTGGACGCGGTTTACCGGACGAAAAATAATAAGTTTTAGTTGCAGCATTGATCGTTAATTTCAGCTCGCATGCATTGGATTGGTAAGATTCCAGGGAATCGAGAACATTGTTATGATTGAAATAACTCATGTACCTTCGCAAAGAATGCCAGTACTCCCACGAAACCGATTGAATTCGCGTATTGTCTCGATAAATGAATATCGAATCAGCTTCACGCTTTACTACAAAATTCTCACCTTCGGTCTTCAATGAAATCTCGTACCGATCATCGAAAGAATAAGTTTTGCAAGAGGTATCCATTTTGGCTAACCGATAAAGTTTCATAGCAGAATCGTTGGGCAAAGGATGGTATCCGGATTGAAAATTAAGCGAAGCTTTGAGTTCGCCATTCCGGATTTCAATATTTTCATCAAAAGATGAGCAGTCATCCATCAGATATGAATCAAACGAATAACTACCTGATTTGGAATAATGATGAAATCCGTTTTCAAGAATCAATCGGATCACGGATTTTGCAGGTTCCTTTTGGGGTGAGATCGTTCCGATCAATTTTGGTTTCGGCGGATTAGAAAGCTTTATTTTTTTATATGAAATGCCGTATTGCTTGATACCGGAAGCTGAGATATGAATTTCGCTAATCGAATACGTAATATCGTGGCAATTTCCGACATCCGCCGCCGCATACGAAGAGTATATAATTTCCCAATCGGAATCGCTATTTTGAGCGCATAAAGAGCTGCAGATAAACATTAATCCAAAAACTTTTAGCCGCATATCCATTGCAGTTAAATTATCTAACCGCCAACCTGTGAAAATACTGTATTGACCTGGATAAGCTCCGAAATGCCGGGCGGATGGCGTTCGGGTTTGTCCGACACGATCTTTTCACGAATCCAATCCGACAATTCCGCATCGGTTTTACCTTCGCGAATAAATTGTTTTACGTCAAGGCCGTCGTTCGAGAACAAACACCATTTTAATTTCCCCAGTGACGTAAGACGGATGCGGTTACACGACGAACAAAAATGA containing:
- the glpD gene encoding glycerol-3-phosphate dehydrogenase — encoded protein: MTKKILIIGGGINGAGMARDAAMRGFDVTLFDKGDFGSGTSWTSSKLIHGGLRYLEHFEFGLVRESLREREILLRISPHNVHSLDLTIPVYKHSPHALMTLRAGLTAYDVLSYDKSLPNHVVLNSNELIQKFPFINHNDLLGGLSYSDCQCPFPEKLVLNNLQSSVRHGAKILNYHKVIEILKERGCVTGLRVRNLQTQQESVFKADMVINAAGPWVDEVLQLKSSNERLIGGTKGSHIVVKKFDPTMTSAVYVNARSDGRPFFILPWQDEYLLIGTTDIRFEGDLETLRPNIEEIEYLLAEFNELFPTVKLDRASIVFSFSGVRPLPYTREDAPSAITRKHFIVDHAQRDGIKGLVSLVGGKLTTYRQASEEMIDFVAEQLGQSSSCRTADELLPGGDLENIEFYRRLEFDRLPAQVKISERSFFHLINLYGSKYEKIIELCTTNPELCDTVCSHVPDIKAQLVYAAKNEWVVALNDVLLRRTSAGLGECVGLCNLDGTAELIGRMLNWNTAKINAEKAAYNNYVEEFLMDHQ
- a CDS encoding DoxX family membrane protein, whose translation is MKSAKFIRWIIFSIRVFLGLIFFTAGMAKLTQHFPGFIGPVWLEEKLAPYGLGFYARFIAYCQVIVGWLLLTQRFATLGAIMLFPLLLNIFMVTVSLEWRGTPYINFFLLILNGILLAYDFDKLKFILTDDIAELKPIGIHRPSRKSDVFWVGGLLIILISISLVTLSLWAMYAGVGAGFMMLFCARMVQNKN